A genomic stretch from Caulobacter sp. FWC2 includes:
- a CDS encoding TraB/GumN family protein — protein sequence MPRNLYRSARRVAAGLISVLALGFAGTALAEPALWKIHDADSTIYLFGTIHVLKPSTVWRSPRIDKALKDSGDLTLEIFGADDPAVMQPLVLKYGLDPNNPLSGKIDAAAFQKASGLAQAGGVPPQLLNAMRPWLAAVQLSLIPVIKAGYDPKSGVEPILAAEVKAAGKPEGAFETPEQQIRFFADLPVKTEVEFLSSTLDEADEGVDKIDKMVAAWAAGDTAALETEFVTEMKGQYPELYDLLITKRNQNWAGQLKTKLAGKGVSFVAVGSGHLVGPDSVQVQLAKLGIKTERVE from the coding sequence ATGCCGCGCAATCTTTACCGGTCGGCCCGTCGCGTCGCGGCGGGTCTGATCTCTGTCCTGGCGCTGGGTTTCGCCGGGACCGCCCTGGCCGAGCCGGCGCTGTGGAAGATCCACGACGCGGACTCGACCATCTATCTGTTCGGCACGATCCATGTGCTCAAGCCCAGCACGGTCTGGCGCTCGCCCAGGATCGACAAGGCCCTGAAGGACAGCGGCGACCTCACCCTGGAGATCTTCGGCGCCGACGACCCAGCGGTGATGCAGCCGCTGGTGCTGAAATACGGCCTGGACCCGAACAACCCTCTGTCGGGCAAGATCGACGCCGCCGCCTTCCAGAAGGCCTCGGGCCTGGCCCAGGCCGGCGGGGTGCCGCCGCAGTTGCTGAACGCCATGCGGCCCTGGCTGGCGGCGGTGCAGCTGTCGCTAATCCCGGTGATCAAGGCCGGCTACGATCCCAAGAGCGGCGTCGAGCCGATCCTGGCCGCCGAGGTCAAGGCCGCCGGCAAGCCGGAAGGCGCCTTCGAGACGCCGGAGCAGCAGATCCGCTTCTTCGCCGACCTGCCGGTCAAGACCGAGGTGGAGTTCCTCAGCTCGACCCTCGACGAGGCCGATGAGGGCGTGGACAAGATCGACAAGATGGTCGCCGCCTGGGCCGCCGGCGACACCGCCGCGCTGGAGACCGAGTTCGTCACCGAGATGAAGGGCCAGTACCCCGAACTCTACGACCTCTTGATCACCAAGCGGAACCAGAACTGGGCCGGCCAGCTGAAGACCAAGCTTGCGGGCAAGGGCGTCAGCTTCGTCGCCGTCGGCTCGGGACACTTGGTCGGTCCGGACAGCGTCCAGGTCCAGCTGGCCAAGCTGGGGATCAAGACCGAGCGGGTGGAGTAG
- a CDS encoding helix-turn-helix domain-containing protein produces the protein MRTATDSSRLEPGACDLLRTLVARPGLTVSREHLIETVWGQDEGSAGILSHAVSTLRQALGDDDRAPRFIETVPGLGYRWIFEEPPERLRPLSSRWVGRVWAAGGAALAAVVGGRDGTGARAVVAGPRTGHHR, from the coding sequence GTGCGAACCGCCACGGACTCAAGCAGACTGGAACCGGGGGCCTGTGATCTGTTGCGGACCCTGGTGGCGCGGCCGGGACTGACGGTCTCGCGCGAGCATCTGATCGAGACGGTGTGGGGCCAGGACGAAGGCTCCGCCGGGATCCTCAGCCACGCCGTCTCCACGCTGCGCCAGGCCCTGGGCGACGACGACCGCGCGCCACGTTTCATCGAGACGGTGCCTGGGCTCGGCTATCGCTGGATCTTCGAGGAGCCGCCCGAGCGCTTGCGCCCGCTGTCCTCGCGCTGGGTGGGACGGGTCTGGGCGGCCGGTGGCGCGGCGCTCGCGGCCGTCGTGGGCGGACGTGATGGGACAGGCGCCCGCGCCGTCGTCGCCGGGCCGCGAACCGGCCATCACCGGTGA
- a CDS encoding ATP-binding protein, whose translation MPLAQATVPIRDNPMGLALLGHASRNSKATMAVQAAAAIGVTLAAAPTEAGFYRIWLGVALAVLALRLVVDLLLISALRGGVLAERLDVISAMFSAGLLVSAGLWALLACARFPVDSERTRYVTIVVLSALAGGATGVLSPMKITGRLYICLILLPASLTMLFASRSETPLGLLGAMFCLVMLAGHRNNHRLLVDAIQLRDENHELMEALARRSSDLNVLNRALEERVALRTRQLELATHQAQAANRAKSRFLATVSHEMRTPLNAILGVGQILTRSKLIETQRAQVLEMKNSARRLRQMIDDVLDLSRLDDGVLELKTAPFPLATLVQSLDDLHRPSAEAQHLRLTMLLEAAERETRSGDINRLRQAIGLLLTNALKFTREGGVDCRIAGQGDRLLIEVSDTGDGVPPEKLAAIFERFSQGDDSSTREIGGVGVGLALCQSLVSRMSGEMTVSSTPGKGSVFRLVVPCPIIAEEGDTLAETEHDEGVAGRAPRLLVVDDNATNRRIMEALLGSFGVACAFAADGQEAVEAWRREPWTAIFMDVHMPVMDGIEATRTIREEETRAGRSRVPIVAVTASLLEEETDSYRDAGMDDVLPKPIEASALAHMLTRCGAKH comes from the coding sequence ATGCCCCTCGCGCAAGCTACTGTCCCCATCCGTGACAACCCAATGGGCTTGGCGCTGCTTGGCCATGCCTCCCGCAACAGCAAGGCGACCATGGCCGTGCAGGCCGCGGCGGCGATCGGCGTCACCCTGGCGGCCGCGCCGACGGAAGCGGGCTTCTACCGGATATGGCTGGGCGTCGCCTTGGCCGTCCTGGCGCTGAGGCTCGTCGTCGATCTGCTTCTGATCTCCGCCTTGCGGGGCGGCGTCCTGGCCGAACGACTGGATGTGATCTCGGCGATGTTCTCGGCGGGCCTTCTGGTCAGCGCCGGGTTATGGGCGCTCCTGGCGTGCGCGCGCTTCCCGGTCGACAGCGAGCGCACCCGGTACGTGACGATCGTGGTGCTGTCGGCCCTGGCCGGCGGCGCGACGGGGGTTCTATCGCCCATGAAGATCACGGGGCGGCTCTATATTTGCCTGATCCTTCTACCCGCCTCCCTGACCATGCTCTTCGCCTCACGCTCGGAGACGCCGCTGGGGTTGCTGGGGGCGATGTTCTGCCTGGTGATGCTGGCGGGGCATCGCAACAACCACCGCCTGCTGGTCGACGCCATTCAACTTCGCGACGAAAACCATGAGCTGATGGAGGCCCTGGCGCGCCGAAGCTCGGACCTGAACGTCCTAAACCGGGCGCTGGAGGAACGCGTGGCGCTCCGCACGCGGCAACTGGAGCTGGCGACCCATCAGGCCCAAGCCGCCAACCGGGCGAAGTCCCGCTTCCTGGCGACCGTGAGCCATGAGATGCGCACCCCCCTCAACGCGATCCTCGGCGTGGGCCAGATCCTCACCCGGTCGAAACTGATCGAAACGCAGCGGGCTCAGGTGCTGGAGATGAAGAACTCCGCGCGTCGCCTGCGCCAGATGATCGACGACGTGCTGGACCTGTCGCGGCTGGACGACGGCGTACTGGAGCTGAAGACCGCGCCATTCCCCCTGGCGACCCTGGTTCAGTCCCTCGACGACCTGCACCGCCCCTCGGCGGAAGCCCAGCATCTGAGACTGACCATGCTGCTGGAAGCGGCGGAGCGCGAGACGCGAAGCGGGGACATCAACCGCCTCCGCCAGGCGATCGGCCTCCTGCTGACCAATGCCTTGAAATTCACCCGCGAGGGCGGCGTCGATTGTCGCATCGCGGGACAGGGCGACCGTCTCCTCATCGAAGTCAGCGACACGGGCGACGGCGTGCCTCCCGAAAAACTGGCGGCGATCTTCGAGCGCTTCAGCCAGGGCGACGATTCGTCCACGCGGGAGATTGGCGGCGTGGGTGTCGGCCTGGCGCTTTGCCAGAGCCTCGTCAGCCGGATGAGCGGCGAAATGACCGTTTCCTCGACTCCAGGAAAGGGCTCCGTTTTCCGCCTCGTAGTCCCCTGCCCGATCATCGCGGAGGAGGGGGACACGCTTGCGGAAACGGAACATGATGAGGGCGTCGCAGGGCGCGCGCCGCGACTTCTTGTCGTCGACGACAACGCCACCAACCGTCGGATCATGGAGGCCCTTCTGGGGTCGTTCGGCGTCGCCTGCGCGTTCGCCGCCGATGGCCAGGAAGCCGTCGAGGCGTGGCGTCGCGAGCCGTGGACGGCGATCTTCATGGACGTCCACATGCCGGTGATGGACGGCATCGAAGCGACCCGGACGATCCGCGAGGAAGAAACCCGCGCCGGCCGTTCAAGGGTGCCGATCGTGGCGGTGACCGCCAGTTTGCTGGAAGAGGAAACCGATAGCTACCGCGACGCGGGCATGGACGACGTCCTGCCCAAGCCTATCGAGGCTTCGGCCCTGGCCCACATGCTGACCCGCTGCGGGGCCAAGCACTGA
- a CDS encoding alpha/beta fold hydrolase gives MSSGFITTKDGTQIFYKDWGPKTAQPIVFHHGWPLSADDWDNQMMFFLGQGFRVIAHDRRGHGRSTQTDTGNEMDTYAADVAALTDHLDLKNAVHVGHSTGGGEVIHYVARAKPGRVAKAVLIGAVPPIMVKSDKNPGGLPIEVFDGFRAAQIANRSQFFHDVAAGPFYGFNRPGAKVSQATVENWWRQGMMGGTKAHYDCIKAFSETDFTEDMKKADVPVFLMHGEDDQIVPIDDSARLGIKLLKKGTLKTYPGLPHGMATTHPEIINPDLLAFIKA, from the coding sequence ATGAGCAGCGGCTTCATCACCACCAAGGACGGCACGCAGATCTTCTACAAGGACTGGGGTCCCAAGACCGCCCAGCCCATCGTGTTCCACCACGGCTGGCCGCTCAGCGCGGACGACTGGGACAACCAGATGATGTTCTTCCTGGGCCAGGGCTTCCGGGTCATCGCCCATGACCGCCGCGGCCATGGTCGCTCGACCCAGACCGACACCGGCAACGAGATGGACACCTATGCAGCCGACGTCGCGGCCCTGACCGACCATCTGGACCTGAAGAACGCCGTCCACGTCGGCCACTCGACCGGCGGCGGCGAGGTGATCCACTACGTCGCCCGCGCCAAGCCGGGCCGCGTCGCCAAGGCCGTGCTGATCGGCGCCGTGCCGCCGATCATGGTCAAGTCCGACAAGAACCCGGGCGGCCTGCCGATCGAGGTGTTCGACGGCTTCCGCGCCGCCCAGATCGCCAACCGCTCGCAGTTCTTCCACGATGTGGCGGCGGGCCCGTTCTATGGCTTCAACCGCCCGGGCGCGAAGGTGTCGCAAGCCACGGTCGAGAACTGGTGGCGCCAGGGCATGATGGGCGGAACCAAGGCCCACTACGACTGCATCAAGGCCTTCTCGGAGACCGACTTCACCGAGGACATGAAGAAGGCCGACGTGCCGGTGTTCCTGATGCACGGCGAGGACGACCAGATCGTGCCGATCGACGACAGCGCCCGGCTGGGCATCAAGCTGCTGAAGAAGGGCACGCTGAAGACCTATCCCGGGCTGCCGCACGGCATGGCCACCACCCATCCGGAAATCATCAATCCGGACTTGCTGGCCTTCATCAAGGCCTGA
- a CDS encoding calcium-binding protein: MRRTLLVALASLTTLAGGAALAQEGPPPGRMPAPEDIFKRWDTNGDGAVDKAEWDATGRPADRFAMIDANNDGKVTLEELKAAFEKMRARRSQDGGPPPGPPPEGPPQGN, from the coding sequence ATGCGCCGCACGCTTCTCGTCGCGCTCGCTTCGCTCACCACCCTGGCCGGCGGCGCCGCCCTGGCTCAGGAAGGCCCGCCGCCCGGCCGCATGCCGGCGCCGGAAGACATCTTCAAGCGCTGGGACACCAATGGCGACGGCGCGGTCGACAAGGCCGAGTGGGACGCCACGGGCCGTCCGGCCGACCGCTTCGCCATGATCGACGCCAACAACGACGGCAAGGTCACCCTGGAAGAGCTGAAGGCCGCCTTCGAAAAGATGCGCGCCCGCCGTTCGCAAGACGGCGGCCCGCCTCCCGGCCCGCCGCCGGAAGGCCCGCCGCAAGGCAACTAG
- a CDS encoding RtcB family protein: MSGFTHIESDGAPIKAWTQGVPIEDSALKQLRNVASLPFIHKHVAVMPDVHWGMGATVGSVIPTYKAIIPAAVGVDIGCGMMAVRTSIRAEHLPDNLFGVRSDIEAAVPHGRTDNGGRNDKGAWQVEPPAIAAEKWAGLKDGYDDIVARNPKAAHHRGYGHLGTLGTGNHFVELCLDEAGDVWVMLHSGSRGVGNRFGTFFIERAKHEMRRWFINLPDEDLAYFAEGSDGFNDYVRAVAWAQKYALANREVMMEQVLGVLKKTFPDLTVTEHAVNCHHNYVSREKHFGKDVYLTRKGAVSAKAGELGIIPGSMGAKSFMVRGKGNPDSFCTCSHGAGRAMSRNEAKRRFTLADHVAATAGVECRKDADVIDETPMAYKDIDAVMAAQADLVDIVHTLRQVVCVKG, translated from the coding sequence ATGAGTGGCTTCACGCATATCGAAAGTGACGGCGCGCCGATCAAGGCGTGGACCCAAGGCGTGCCGATCGAGGACTCCGCCCTGAAGCAGCTGCGCAACGTGGCCAGCCTGCCGTTCATCCACAAGCACGTGGCGGTCATGCCGGACGTGCACTGGGGCATGGGCGCGACCGTGGGCTCGGTGATCCCGACCTACAAGGCGATCATCCCGGCCGCGGTGGGCGTCGACATCGGCTGCGGCATGATGGCGGTGCGCACCTCGATCCGGGCCGAGCACCTGCCGGACAACCTGTTCGGCGTTAGGTCGGATATCGAAGCCGCCGTACCGCACGGCCGGACCGACAACGGCGGGCGCAACGACAAAGGCGCCTGGCAAGTCGAGCCGCCGGCCATCGCGGCCGAGAAGTGGGCGGGCCTGAAGGACGGGTACGACGACATCGTCGCGCGCAATCCGAAGGCGGCTCACCACCGCGGCTATGGCCACCTGGGCACGCTGGGCACCGGCAACCACTTCGTGGAGCTGTGCCTGGACGAGGCGGGCGATGTCTGGGTGATGCTGCACTCGGGGTCCCGGGGCGTGGGCAATCGGTTCGGGACGTTCTTCATCGAACGGGCGAAGCACGAGATGCGCCGGTGGTTCATCAACCTGCCCGACGAAGACCTGGCCTACTTCGCGGAAGGCAGCGACGGCTTCAACGACTACGTGCGGGCCGTGGCCTGGGCGCAGAAGTACGCGCTGGCCAACCGTGAAGTGATGATGGAGCAGGTGCTGGGCGTATTGAAGAAGACGTTCCCGGACCTGACCGTGACCGAGCATGCGGTGAACTGTCACCACAACTACGTGTCGCGGGAAAAGCACTTCGGCAAGGACGTCTACCTGACCCGGAAGGGCGCGGTGTCGGCCAAGGCCGGAGAGCTGGGCATCATCCCGGGTTCGATGGGCGCCAAGTCGTTCATGGTGCGCGGCAAGGGCAACCCGGACTCGTTCTGCACGTGCTCGCACGGCGCCGGACGGGCGATGAGCCGTAACGAAGCCAAGCGGCGCTTCACCCTCGCCGACCACGTGGCGGCCACCGCCGGCGTCGAGTGCCGGAAGGACGCCGACGTGATCGACGAAACGCCGATGGCCTACAAGGACATCGACGCGGTGATGGCCGCCCAGGCCGATCTGGTCGATATCGTGCACACGCTGCGCCAAGTCGTGTGCGTGAAGGGATAG
- a CDS encoding prephenate/arogenate dehydrogenase family protein: protein MSNPGLLYPKLTVIGCGLIGGSVIRAAREHGVVGEVTVVDASEANRARVVELGIAEHVTGDIAEAVKDADLVVIATPVLSIPELAAVVIPAMKAGATLTDVGSTKANVGEAFRAQDLSKIYAIPGHPIAGTEQSGPDSGFAELFENRWTILTPFDSDDEHYAAAVAKLSAFWRAFGAQVELMEEKHHDLVLAVVSHLPHLIAYTIVGSAADLENVTENEVIKYSASGFRDFTRIAASDPTMWRDIFVANKDAVLEMLGRFTEDLQAMSRAIRWGDADTLHAHFTRTRAIRRGIVAAGQESAEPNFGRDRGKH, encoded by the coding sequence ATGTCTAACCCCGGTCTCCTCTACCCCAAGCTCACCGTCATCGGCTGCGGCCTGATCGGCGGTTCGGTGATCCGCGCGGCGCGTGAGCACGGCGTCGTCGGCGAGGTCACCGTGGTCGACGCCAGCGAGGCCAACCGCGCCCGCGTGGTCGAACTGGGCATCGCCGAGCACGTCACCGGCGACATCGCCGAGGCGGTGAAGGACGCCGACCTGGTGGTCATCGCCACCCCGGTGCTTTCGATCCCTGAACTGGCCGCCGTCGTCATCCCCGCCATGAAGGCCGGCGCCACCCTGACCGATGTCGGCTCGACCAAGGCCAATGTCGGCGAGGCCTTCCGCGCCCAGGACCTGTCGAAGATCTACGCCATCCCCGGCCACCCGATCGCCGGGACCGAGCAATCGGGTCCCGACTCCGGCTTCGCCGAGCTGTTCGAGAACCGCTGGACGATCCTGACCCCCTTCGACAGCGACGACGAGCACTACGCCGCCGCCGTCGCCAAGCTGTCGGCCTTCTGGCGCGCCTTCGGGGCCCAGGTCGAGCTGATGGAGGAAAAGCATCACGACCTGGTGCTGGCCGTCGTCAGCCACCTGCCCCACCTGATCGCCTACACGATCGTCGGCAGCGCGGCGGACCTGGAGAACGTCACCGAGAACGAGGTCATCAAGTACTCGGCCTCGGGCTTCCGCGACTTCACCCGCATCGCCGCCAGCGACCCGACCATGTGGCGTGACATCTTCGTGGCCAACAAGGACGCGGTGCTGGAGATGCTGGGCCGCTTCACCGAGGACCTGCAGGCCATGAGTCGCGCCATCCGCTGGGGCGACGCCGACACCCTGCACGCCCACTTCACCCGAACGCGGGCCATCCGCCGGGGCATCGTCGCGGCCGGCCAGGAAAGCGCTGAACCGAACTTCGGCCGCGATCGCGGCAAGCACTGA
- the hisC gene encoding histidinol-phosphate transaminase has product MTAAPTDRFAAPRPVPKPGIMDIHAYVGGKSKIEGVEHPIKLSSNENILGSSDKAKQAYRDAVDRMHIYPDGKANILRAAVAERYKLEPERLTFGDGSDEIFALLCQVYLEPGDNIVQGEHGFAAYAIGARACQGEVRMAKEINHRIDIDETVKCVDERTRLVFIANPANPTGTWLTGEEIRTLHAALPPSVILVLDGAYSEFCSDPRFEDGLDLARTAENVIVTRTFSKLHGLAALRVGWGYAPEHIIAPIERIRPPFNTSIPGQEAAVAALFDDDFQARSLALVEQWRPWLTQQLGGLGLEVTPSAANFVLATFPTTPGKTAGEAEAFLASKGYLVRAVANYGLPDAIRVTIGLEEQNRAVVDLLAEFMGR; this is encoded by the coding sequence ATGACCGCCGCTCCCACCGATCGCTTCGCCGCGCCCCGTCCCGTTCCCAAGCCGGGGATCATGGACATCCACGCCTATGTCGGCGGCAAGTCGAAGATCGAGGGCGTCGAGCACCCCATCAAGCTGTCGAGCAACGAGAACATCCTGGGCAGCAGCGACAAGGCCAAGCAGGCCTATCGCGACGCCGTCGACCGGATGCACATCTATCCGGACGGCAAGGCCAACATCCTGCGCGCCGCCGTGGCCGAGCGCTATAAGCTGGAGCCCGAGCGCCTGACCTTCGGCGACGGCAGCGACGAGATCTTCGCCCTGCTGTGCCAGGTCTATCTCGAGCCCGGCGACAACATCGTCCAGGGCGAGCACGGCTTCGCCGCCTACGCCATCGGCGCCCGCGCCTGCCAGGGCGAGGTGCGGATGGCCAAGGAGATCAACCACCGCATCGACATCGACGAGACGGTGAAATGCGTCGACGAGCGCACGCGCCTCGTGTTCATCGCCAACCCCGCCAACCCGACCGGCACCTGGCTGACGGGCGAGGAGATCCGCACTCTGCACGCGGCCCTGCCGCCCTCGGTGATCCTGGTGCTGGACGGCGCCTATTCGGAATTCTGCAGCGATCCCCGCTTCGAGGACGGGCTGGACCTGGCCCGCACCGCCGAGAACGTGATCGTCACGCGCACCTTCTCGAAGCTGCACGGCCTGGCCGCCCTGCGCGTGGGCTGGGGCTATGCGCCCGAGCACATCATCGCGCCGATCGAGCGCATTCGCCCGCCGTTCAACACCTCGATCCCCGGCCAGGAAGCCGCCGTCGCGGCCCTGTTCGACGACGACTTCCAGGCCCGCTCGCTGGCCCTGGTCGAGCAGTGGCGTCCGTGGCTGACCCAGCAACTGGGCGGCCTGGGGCTGGAAGTGACGCCGTCGGCGGCCAATTTCGTCCTGGCCACCTTCCCGACCACGCCGGGCAAGACCGCCGGCGAAGCCGAGGCCTTCCTGGCGTCGAAGGGCTATCTGGTTCGCGCCGTGGCCAACTACGGCCTGCCCGACGCGATCCGCGTGACCATCGGCCTGGAAGAGCAGAACCGGGCGGTTGTGGATCTGCTGGCCGAGTTCATGGGGCGGTGA
- a CDS encoding chorismate mutase has translation MGSDATDATPSLEEVRWRLDAIDGELLKLLDERAGLASAVAAAKRASGDTGFGLRPGREAQIVRKLLDAPRTGASNALVIRIWREIMADNLARQGPYQLAVFGGREPARAVELTRLRFGTAPRLSIVPTAQDALALARAPWGVAVLPLAAETPWWGRLLAEPKLKVFAALPCLATWGPQAALAVAEVEVEPTGHDQTFWVTDSAKSTAAIVEALSQDGVAAEQVAEAGGLKLFSLSGFFQPHDERLARAPGQLTGVIGAAPEQFDV, from the coding sequence ATGGGCAGCGACGCGACGGACGCCACACCGTCTCTCGAAGAGGTCCGATGGCGACTGGACGCCATCGACGGTGAACTTTTGAAGCTGCTCGACGAGCGCGCCGGCCTGGCCAGCGCCGTCGCGGCCGCCAAGCGCGCCTCGGGCGATACGGGCTTTGGCCTGCGCCCCGGCCGCGAGGCCCAGATCGTCCGCAAGCTTCTCGACGCGCCGCGCACCGGCGCCTCCAACGCCCTGGTCATCCGCATCTGGCGCGAGATCATGGCCGACAACCTGGCGCGCCAGGGTCCCTATCAGTTGGCCGTGTTCGGCGGTCGCGAGCCGGCCCGCGCGGTCGAGCTGACCCGCCTGCGCTTCGGGACCGCCCCGCGCCTGTCGATCGTCCCGACCGCCCAGGACGCCCTGGCCTTGGCCCGCGCCCCCTGGGGCGTCGCCGTCTTGCCGCTGGCCGCCGAGACGCCCTGGTGGGGCCGGCTGCTGGCCGAGCCGAAGCTGAAGGTGTTCGCCGCCCTGCCGTGCCTCGCCACCTGGGGACCGCAAGCCGCCCTGGCCGTGGCCGAGGTCGAGGTCGAGCCCACCGGCCACGACCAGACCTTCTGGGTCACCGACTCGGCCAAGAGCACGGCCGCCATCGTCGAAGCCCTCAGCCAGGACGGCGTCGCCGCCGAGCAGGTCGCCGAGGCCGGCGGGCTGAAGCTGTTCTCGCTGTCGGGCTTCTTCCAGCCCCACGACGAGCGCCTGGCCCGCGCGCCGGGCCAACTTACGGGCGTCATCGGGGCTGCACCCGAGCAGTTCGACGTGTAA
- a CDS encoding DUF2125 domain-containing protein, which translates to MTHTDARPSRKARRSRLFTPFILAAVIAGGWSYGWFWLRGQAEQRMDAQSADLKSRGYDLSWSARTFHGFPFRMNVDLTNARMAEPTGWAVRAPVLKGEAEIFNLTHWVLVAPQGVVLTRPEAGDVTITGQALRASISHVTEYPPRISVEGAKLTFTPAPGTKPFQLVSADNMQLHTRGGPDDQGAIFFKADGAKTAFTGLLGRLAQDKTASMILETRLSHVSYLRGRNWEAAVKRWSEAGGQISVQQSQLLAGDAEGKAKSGVLSVDADGAVTGSLSVALKERAVPGQPIRTPEQALAAVAQAAGQEPVIEADLKFQNGRTFLGVIDTGPAPKVY; encoded by the coding sequence ATGACCCATACCGACGCCCGCCCGTCCCGCAAAGCCCGCCGCAGCAGACTGTTCACGCCTTTCATCCTCGCCGCCGTCATTGCAGGCGGTTGGAGCTATGGCTGGTTCTGGCTTCGTGGTCAGGCCGAGCAGCGGATGGACGCCCAGTCGGCCGACCTGAAGTCGCGCGGCTATGACCTGTCGTGGAGCGCCCGCACCTTCCACGGCTTCCCGTTCCGGATGAACGTCGACCTGACCAACGCCCGCATGGCCGAACCCACCGGCTGGGCCGTCCGCGCGCCGGTCCTGAAGGGCGAGGCCGAGATCTTTAACCTGACCCACTGGGTGCTGGTCGCGCCGCAGGGCGTGGTGCTGACCCGTCCCGAGGCCGGCGACGTGACGATCACCGGCCAGGCCCTGCGCGCCAGCATCTCGCACGTGACCGAATACCCGCCGCGCATCTCGGTCGAGGGGGCCAAGCTGACCTTCACCCCCGCCCCCGGGACGAAGCCGTTCCAGCTGGTCTCGGCCGACAACATGCAGCTGCACACGCGCGGCGGTCCCGACGACCAGGGCGCGATCTTCTTCAAGGCCGACGGCGCCAAGACCGCCTTTACCGGCCTGCTGGGCCGCCTGGCCCAGGACAAGACCGCCTCGATGATCCTGGAGACCCGCCTGTCGCACGTCTCGTACCTGCGCGGCCGCAACTGGGAGGCGGCCGTCAAGCGCTGGAGCGAGGCGGGCGGCCAGATCAGCGTGCAACAGAGCCAATTGCTGGCCGGCGACGCCGAGGGCAAGGCCAAGTCTGGCGTGCTGTCGGTCGACGCCGATGGCGCGGTGACCGGCTCGCTGAGCGTGGCGCTCAAGGAACGCGCAGTCCCCGGCCAGCCGATCCGGACGCCGGAACAGGCCCTGGCCGCCGTCGCCCAGGCCGCCGGCCAGGAGCCGGTGATCGAGGCCGACCTGAAATTCCAGAACGGCCGCACCTTCCTGGGCGTGATCGATACGGGCCCCGCGCCGAAGGTGTATTGA
- a CDS encoding gamma-glutamylcyclotransferase yields MGLSGDSEDRWVFGYGSLMWRPGFPFIDRRTAVLHGRRRAFCIYSVHHRGTYERPGLVLGLAPGGAVRGMAYRVAAAEWEEVYAYLREREQPTETYFETWRDVKIDGGDKAPALVFLSDMKHSQWAGALSLEQQAQLIAGAKGLSGRNIDYLSDLVLHLREDGVRDVAMEKLLKMVEAIEGAF; encoded by the coding sequence ATGGGTTTGTCAGGCGACAGTGAAGATCGCTGGGTGTTCGGATACGGATCGCTCATGTGGCGGCCCGGGTTCCCGTTCATAGACCGAAGAACGGCCGTGCTCCACGGTCGCCGGCGGGCCTTCTGCATCTATTCCGTCCACCATCGCGGCACCTATGAGCGACCGGGCCTGGTGCTGGGCCTGGCCCCTGGCGGCGCGGTGCGCGGCATGGCCTATCGCGTGGCGGCGGCAGAGTGGGAAGAGGTCTACGCCTACCTGCGCGAACGCGAGCAGCCGACCGAGACCTATTTCGAGACCTGGCGCGACGTGAAGATCGATGGGGGAGACAAGGCCCCCGCGCTCGTCTTCCTGTCGGACATGAAGCACAGCCAGTGGGCCGGGGCGTTGAGCCTTGAGCAGCAGGCCCAACTGATCGCCGGCGCAAAGGGCCTTTCGGGCCGCAATATCGACTACCTCTCCGACCTCGTTCTGCACCTGCGCGAGGACGGGGTGCGCGACGTGGCGATGGAGAAGCTGCTGAAGATGGTCGAGGCGATCGAGGGCGCGTTCTAG
- a CDS encoding 1-acyl-sn-glycerol-3-phosphate acyltransferase yields MIYLRSFLFQLFFWLWSIVWAVGMIVTYPLPRVANTWCLSTWATGLIWGLRWLADVKVEVRGQRPTGNALVAPKHQSMFDVFSQFALLPDACFVMKKELLMVPLFGWHGLKAGMLVVDRGGHSTALKKLVRDAVERMKETRQIVIFPEGTRGAVGQPGDYKPGIAALYRELNMPVTPLALNCGSHWNKGFLVKPGTIVFDYLEPIPAGLKRGEFMRELQTRIDTATKAIEDSGV; encoded by the coding sequence TTGATCTATCTGCGTTCGTTCCTGTTCCAGCTGTTCTTCTGGCTGTGGTCCATCGTCTGGGCCGTGGGCATGATCGTGACCTATCCGCTGCCCCGCGTCGCCAACACCTGGTGCCTGAGCACCTGGGCCACGGGCCTGATCTGGGGCCTGCGCTGGCTGGCCGACGTCAAGGTCGAGGTGCGCGGTCAGCGCCCGACCGGAAACGCCCTGGTCGCGCCCAAGCACCAGTCGATGTTCGACGTCTTCAGCCAGTTCGCCCTGCTGCCCGACGCCTGCTTCGTGATGAAGAAGGAACTGCTGATGGTGCCGCTGTTCGGCTGGCACGGCCTGAAGGCCGGGATGCTGGTCGTCGATCGCGGCGGCCACTCGACCGCGCTGAAGAAGCTGGTCCGCGACGCCGTCGAACGCATGAAGGAGACGCGCCAGATCGTGATCTTCCCGGAAGGCACGCGCGGGGCGGTCGGTCAGCCCGGCGACTACAAGCCCGGCATCGCCGCGCTGTATCGGGAACTGAACATGCCGGTCACGCCGCTGGCCCTGAACTGCGGCAGTCACTGGAACAAGGGCTTCCTGGTCAAGCCGGGCACGATCGTCTTCGACTATCTCGAGCCCATCCCCGCCGGCCTGAAGCGCGGCGAGTTCATGCGCGAGCTGCAGACCCGCATCGATACGGCCACCAAGGCGATCGAGGATTCGGGGGTGTAG